The DNA segment tcatatttatatACTTATGTATAGGCATGTACaagaaccaaaaaacaaacaaacccaaaagTCTCTGTTTTGCACTTCTGTACAAAAGAAAGTTACTGTTTTGTTCTTTGTGCATTCTATTGCATGAAGTAGTGAGCAGACAGTTGGAGAGGAGAGGTTGGGGCAGAGTCTCAGATAGATCCATAGTCAGTGTTACTCAAATTTGGGTCTCTTGAACCTTCTCCTTGGTATGAGTAGTCTTAATGATGTAGGGCTCAGTGATGGTGCTGATGTGGCTGTGATGCTGTCTGATTGAGCGATGTAGAGAGTTGTTGTGAGTCCAGTGAGCTCCATATCCCCCTTGGCGAGATGACGAGGTGGAGGTCACGTACCCAGGCTTAAAGGTGTTGCTGTTGTGTTCCACTAATGTAGGCAGTACCAATCCCGTGTCATCAGAACCACTAGATCCAGAGGTGGAAGGTTTAACTGGAGGAACGTCCTCCTCGACCTGTATGATTTCTGTGGTCCTAGCAGCTGCCACTGTACTTCTTTGTTGATGGCGCTTACGTAGCTTGTAGAATGCTATCAGCATGGCAGCTGCCAACAAGGTGACAGCAACGAAACATCCTATAATGATTTTAGTGGTCTTCATCACTTCATCTAGGCTGGCAGCTGGCCCACTTGGGATTCTGGCAGTGGGGATTGACACCTGCCTTGGAGTCTGTGTGTTTTGGAACAGTACAGTAGGTGTAGAGATGAAGACGGGCTGAAAGACTGAGGGTGAGGCAGGGAGAGtaggtttgggtttaggggtctcCTCTACTGTGGGCTCCAAGACCTCAACTGTAACAGTTGTAAAATAGGACAGATTTGAAGTGTTGAGTTCGGCATTGCTAACATTTAGGTAGGCCGACGCATTTGAGTTTCCTGCCATGTTGCTCACCATGCATGTGTAGACCCCTGTGTCTGACAGAAGAACATGAGAGAAGTTCAGTGTTCCATCATTAAGGACAGATATCCGTGGGTGAACTGAGCCATGGGTCAATACAGTCCCATTAGGCAAAAGCCATCGAACTGAGCTCATGGCGGCTGTGCGACACTTTAGTTCTGCCACCCTCTCTGCTGAAATGTTCAAATCTCGAGGAGCATCAAGAATGAATGGTGCTGAACACTGGAAGGTTGTCTGATCCACTTCCACCAGGTACCGTCCTCTCATGTGGACTGGAGTGTGGCAGCGtccacagcaggtggaatttgtgGGAATGTTTTCTCTGAGCCACCAGGATAGCCACACCACATCACAGTCACACCGCCAAGGATTGTGGTGCAGGTGTagctccaccaaatactggagagGGATAAAGAGGTTGTGTGGGAGAGATGATAGATTATTATGGGCTAAATTCAGCTCCACCAAGGCTGTGATGTCATCGAATGCATTCCTCTCAATGGTTGTGATGGCAGAGTTCATAATCCACAGTTTACGTAAGGACTTGAGCCCACGGAAGGCGCCAGGTTTTAGCTCAGGGAAAACATTCTCTGATATTTCCAGCTCCTCCAAACCAACTAGTGGTGAAAGATGGGGAAATTCCCTCAGGTTACACATCCCCAAGTTGAGGTACttgaggttttggaggccctCAAATGCCCCATCAGAGATGTATTCCAGCTTTCTTAGCTCCCCTAGATCCAGTCTCATGAGGGATGGGACACGGTTAAAGGCATAAGACGGGATGCTCTCAATGGGATTGTTTCGAAGCCATAACTCTCTCAATTTTGACAGGTACTCAAATGCTCCACTAGGTATGACCGTCAGTCTGTTGTCAAACAGCTCCAGGGTATTGAGGCTGGTGAGGCCATTGAAGGCTCCAACTTCAATCTGCCTGATTGCATTTCTTCCCAGCTGCAGTACCTCCAGGTGATGCAGGTGCCTGAAGGTGTCTGCTTGAATGGTCTCTATGCtgttttccatcaggtttaggtACCTCGTGTTGGCAGGGATGCTTGGAGGAACCCTAATCAGACCTCGGCGAGTACACACTACCTTGCTGAGCTGGTTAGTGCAAGAGCACACACCTGGACAGTTCTGTGGGTTGGCCGAGCCCAGCATAGGACCCGTGGACTGGCACATACTGAGAGCAGACACTATGAGGGTGAGTATGGCAAGCAGGGCTGCGTTCCAGGTAGGCTGCACACTAACCTGGCCCAGAGGACTCATGGTGTGGAGGGCTCATTATTCTGCATGGTAGGGGGAGACGGCACTCACCAGAGGACAGACCACCCTAGCCTGGCTGGAGCAAATCAAGGCCCCCAAGTTCCATTGACAGTGCAGGGAGATGCTACATCAAAGTCATGTCAGAAAGTgaaggggttgggggggggggggggggggaagcagaCAAAGCAAGAAAAAATTAAGAAGAGTTGCATCAAAGGACTAAAAGagcaacattatacaaacagtatTGGTGACATACCTCATTAGTTTAAAAAGTGCTTGTTTTAGCCTCTATTCATGCATTTAACCCGCTGTCATGGATTGTATTCATTGATAAATCCCTTCCATCAAAATGCCAcgactgtttttcttgttttcccctttgtgaaaaagtgaagtgtccCTCTGTTAACCAAGGTTACAAAATGGCTCCTGATATTAAAGAATGAGAGCAGCATGGAAAGCACTCACAGGGAAAGGTAAGGCCAGGAACGCTCGGCAGGTGCACAGATCCCTTCTGCCCCCACTGACTGTCCTCTCTCCAGTCTGCAGGCTCCAAAATGCAGCTCCATTGTGGTTAAACTGCAGTGATCCATAGTGCACATAATCGTGACAGAGGAGGAGAGAAGAAGTGatcaacagaaataaataaaaactcccCAGTTCTGTCAGATCCAGATACATGTGCTGGCATGTCGGCCGGTCCCGTTTGTCGGTGAGACCTCCCTCAGTGTGACTTTGCCCAGGGCTAGTCGATCACTGATTAGCCTTGTTGTGACACAGACTGAGAGACAGAAAAAGACTAAAGAACTCCCGGCACAGTcattcccctctcctctcctcctccgtGCTCCTCTTGCTTCCTTCCT comes from the Thalassophryne amazonica chromosome 8, fThaAma1.1, whole genome shotgun sequence genome and includes:
- the lrrc4.2 gene encoding leucine-rich repeat-containing protein 4.2 yields the protein MSPLGQVSVQPTWNAALLAILTLIVSALSMCQSTGPMLGSANPQNCPGVCSCTNQLSKVVCTRRGLIRVPPSIPANTRYLNLMENSIETIQADTFRHLHHLEVLQLGRNAIRQIEVGAFNGLTSLNTLELFDNRLTVIPSGAFEYLSKLRELWLRNNPIESIPSYAFNRVPSLMRLDLGELRKLEYISDGAFEGLQNLKYLNLGMCNLREFPHLSPLVGLEELEISENVFPELKPGAFRGLKSLRKLWIMNSAITTIERNAFDDITALVELNLAHNNLSSLPHNLFIPLQYLVELHLHHNPWRCDCDVVWLSWWLRENIPTNSTCCGRCHTPVHMRGRYLVEVDQTTFQCSAPFILDAPRDLNISAERVAELKCRTAAMSSVRWLLPNGTVLTHGSVHPRISVLNDGTLNFSHVLLSDTGVYTCMVSNMAGNSNASAYLNVSNAELNTSNLSYFTTVTVEVLEPTVEETPKPKPTLPASPSVFQPVFISTPTVLFQNTQTPRQVSIPTARIPSGPAASLDEVMKTTKIIIGCFVAVTLLAAAMLIAFYKLRKRHQQRSTVAAARTTEIIQVEEDVPPVKPSTSGSSGSDDTGLVLPTLVEHNSNTFKPGYVTSTSSSRQGGYGAHWTHNNSLHRSIRQHHSHISTITEPYIIKTTHTKEKVQETQI